In the Helicoverpa armigera isolate CAAS_96S chromosome 15, ASM3070526v1, whole genome shotgun sequence genome, one interval contains:
- the LOC110376401 gene encoding dual specificity protein kinase splB, producing the protein MSDDESDLCNDFNFQNATTISAKGPNTNITNLSFRPYRHAMSSTMFGRQRYAESSYDQRSMYYRRETSPMSVHSARDERPRNFQRYYSGMSSHRSVYNGRSGSPMSMRSIDSSASVSAADIAFAFKNVDFNKYQLRIIKDAYQKFIKQKVRRRIERRRNMRLFLKGKRRGSGYDSGEQGSSSSISSDDHRSVVTSYKENMSSNRLARIDFKGFKDCNMVKDCSEQFRQNSFRNKFSFGSNINQPFNISTASKQIIPTQKDRFSQRNGFLLPSQRFNQSIASSAIEENTGKPPRTQNNNMKNVKNHDSQSMNDNCPSASENEEIFSEITVREKSTYDVQSQGKRSLDSDDDIALPKNKKSRVASPVKNAANTKKAPSKPSIAACQENVEMSNSFQFAKPMLPVRKSRPKVQEKLIAKSHSTPLQPLNDFVEPIPQTQNNLPSPQPAKVQEKPNENVAKLDQTETSQISDVSSRPSFIKRKLYTQKMDVAEKANLSYDSATNSPQSSVYSLQKEKNKARKLVTNQSCLNREVQDENNLLDLIHKIVPPDQINITNQTTLNQTRMTDVNTVSKKDNDEKWDVTSVISMCNDDDVSDTFTDEEIFKADDRPDGQKNKNTNIKAEEKNTDKQVNSDRVIKECKIVLEKVQENNTLQKHVVTKNFNHMHNNVSKPIMKSAAQKFWDLDTDSEAECQTTFQPSNQFSNLKTAIATFNTTKQDCISSKGHNKNEISKKSQNVPEIQEHVNMTSMNNTVMSNPIDNMRKFNVSVRSHRTCKKKKSTHNITLTNEINSNLDYLRMFSREKKDSKTVEEKIENVDPKHKTPKKSSTHAPKPKLNKQTSKEKPATQNKKSPKENNKTANKDKKVTTEPNSTKDSKLKSKSETDKTSSSDKNKKLKQVESAPNIKATPKVSPKKKPKSKNDQQKNKNTESQSTKSNLSKTIETKLNTTVRNTRPIRSCRTPSQNRSIELSKSSLLNNTSIDGNKTLRSRVINLSSSIDNSIKIQPKNKRKNNTKNNSEMDRRQSDISFSLRSEKQIPASKKNLTRNRAEFFKGKT; encoded by the exons ATGAGTGATGATGAAAGCGATTTATGTAACGATTTTAATTTTCAGAATGCCACA ACGATAAGCGCTAAGGGTCCAAATACCAATATAACTAATTTGAGTTTTCGACCATATCGACACGCAATGTCATCGACAATGTTTGGGCGGCAAAGGTATGCTGAGTCTTCCTACGACCAAAGGAGTATGTATTATAGAAGAGAAACTTCGCCGATGTCGGTACACAGTGCTCGTGACGAGCGACCACGGAACTTTCAACGATATTATTCTGGCATGAGCTCTCACAGATCAGTGTATAATGGAAGGAGTGGATCACCAATGTCTATGAGGAGTATAG ATTCATCAGCAAGTGTCAGTGCTGCAGACATTGCTTTTGCTTTCAAAAATGTAGActtcaataaatatcaattacGAATAATAAAGGATGCCTatcaaaagtttataaaacaaaaggttCGTAGAAGAATAGAAAGGAGAAGAAATATGAGACTTTTCCTGAAAGGCAAAAGACGGGGATCAGGTTATGACTCCGGAGAGCAAGGAAGTAGTTCCTCCATTAGCAGTGACGATCACAGATCCGTAGTAACATCCTATAAAGAAAACATGTCTAGCAATAGATTAGCGAGGATTGATTTTAAAGGTTTCAAAGATTGCAATATGGTTAAAGATTGCTCAGAACAATTCAGGCAAAATTCATTCAGAAACAAGTTTTCATTTGGTTCTAACATCAATCAACCATTTAATATCAGTACTGCTTCAAAGCAGATTATACCAACTCAAAAAGATAGATTCAGTCAACGAAATGGTTTTTTGTTGCCATCTCAAAGATTTAACCAATCCATTGCTTCATCTGCCATAGAGGAAAATACTGGAAAGCCTCCaagaacacaaaataataatatgaagaaTGTGAAAAATCATGATTCCCAAAGTATGAATGATAATTGTCCAAGTGCTAGTGAAAATGAAGAAATATTCTCAGAAATCACAGTCAGAGAGAAAAGCACTTACGATGTTCAATCTCAAGGCAAGCGAAGCCTAGACAGTGACGATGATATTGCTCTTCCTAAAAACAAGAAAAGCAGGGTAGCATCCCCAGTAAAAAATGCAGCAAATACCAAAAAAGCTCCTTCAAAACCAAGTATTGCAGCATGCCAAGAGAATGTTGAAATGTCAAATAGTTTTCAATTTGCCAAGCCCATGTTACCAGTAAGGAAATCTAGGCCAAAGGTTCAAGAAAAGCTTATTGCCAAATCACACTCAACTCCTTTGCAACCGCTTAATGATTTTGTTGAACCTATTCCACAAACCCAAAATAATTTACCAAGTCCCCAACCAGCCAAGGTACAAGAAAAACCCAATGAAAATGTTGCCAAATTGGATCAAACAGAAACATCACAGATTAGCGATGTTTCTTCACGACCAAGCTTTATCAAAAGAAAGTTGTACACACAAAAAATGGATGTTGCAGAGAAAGCAAACCTGAGTTATGATAGTGCAACAAACAGTCCACAATCTAgtgtttattcattacaaaagGAGAAGAATAAAGCAAGAAAGTTGGTAACAAACCAGTCATGTTTGAATAGAGAAGTCCAAGATGAGAACAATCTATTAGACTTGATCCATAAAATCGTGCCTCCTGAccaaataaacattacaaacCAAACCACTTTGAACCAGACTAGAATGACTGATGTAAATACAGTTAGTAAAAAGGACAATGATGAAAAATGGGATGTAACATCTGTTATATCAATgtgtaatgatgatgatgtaagtgATACATTCACTgatgaagaaatatttaaagctGATGACAGACCAGATGGTCAGAagaacaaaaacacaaatatcaAAGCTGAGGAAAAAAACACGGACAAACAAGTAAACAGTGATAGAGTTATTAAAGAGTGCAAAATAGTATTGGAGAAGGTTCAGGAGAATAATACATTGCAGAAGCATGTTGTTACAAAGAACTTCAACCATATGCATAACA aTGTCTCCAAACCAATTATGAAGAGTGCAGCCCAAAAATTTTGGGATTTGGACACAGATAGCGAAGCAGAATGTCAGACAACATTCCAGCCGAGCAACCAATTCAGTAACTTGAAAACTG CAATTGCCACATTCAACACTACAAAGCAAGATTGTATCAGTTCTAAAGGTCATAACAAAAATGAAATCTCCAAGAAATCGCAAAATGTTCCAGAAATTCAAGAACATGTAAACATGACATCTATGAACAACACAGTTATGAGCAATCCTATCGACAATATGCGTAAGTTTAATGTCAGTGTGAGATCACATCGCACATGTAAGAAGAAGAAATCCACCCATAATATAACATTGACGAATGAAATAAACTCAAATTTGGACTATCTAAGAATGTTTTCAAGGGAGAAAAAAGACTCCAAAACAGTGgaagaaaaaatagaaaatgttgATCCAAAACATAAAACTCCAAAAAAATCTTCTACGCACGCGCCTAAAccaaagttaaataaacaaaccagCAAAGAAAAGCCTGCTACTCAGAACAAAAAGAGTcctaaagaaaataacaaaacagctaACAAAGATAAAAAGGTAACAACAGAACCAAATTCAACTAAAGatagtaaattaaaatcaaaatccgAGACTGATAAAACTAGTagttcagataaaaataaaaaattaaagcaagtTGAGAGTGCGCCTAATATAAAAGCGACTCCTAAAGTAAGTCCTAAGAAGAAACCTAAATCTAAAAAcgatcaacaaaaaaataaaaatactgagtCACAATCCACTAAATCAAATCTTAGCAAAACCATAGAAACTAAACTTAATACTACTGTTAGGAACACTCGGCCAATACGGTCGTGTCGGACCCCCAGCCAGAACAGATCCATAGAACTATCCAAATCTTCACTACTCAACAATACTTCTATTGACGGTAATAAAACTCTCCGTTCAAGAGTAATAAATTTATCATcgtctattgataactcaattaaaattcaacctaaaaataaaagaaaaaacaatactaaaaataattcagAGATGGATAGACGGCAGAGTGATATATCGTTTTCTTTAAGATCGGAAAAACAGATACCCGCGTCCAAAAAGAATTTAACACGAAATCGCGCCGAATTTTTCAAAGgtaaaacttaa
- the LOC110376349 gene encoding microtubule-associated protein RP/EB family member 1 isoform X2, which translates to MAVNVYSTNVTSENLSRHDMLAWVNDCLQSNFAKIEELCTGAAYCQFMDMLFPNSVPMKRIKFKTNLEHEYIQNFKILQAGFKKMGVDKIVPIDRLVKGRFQDNFEFLQWFKKFFDANYGGTEYDAVAQREGLPMGHGGAAAPRAAAAVAKKPTAPVAKVAARPQSIGKANSTVRSPPVNLSRINQSAKGDSKVIDELNHQINELKATVDGLEKERDFYFGKLRDIEVICQEMEEQQNAPIVQKILDILYATEDGFAPPEEIDGDNPHPPEEDEY; encoded by the exons ATGGCAGTGAACGTGTATTCAACGAATGTGACTTCTGAGAATTTGTCCCGACATGATATGTTGGCGTGGGTGAACGACTGCCTGCAGTCGAACTTCGCGAAGATTGAGGAACTGTGCACAGGCGCCGCTTACTGTCAGTTCATGGACATGTTGTTCCCGAACAGTGTGCCCATGAAAAGAATTAAGTTCAAAACAAACCTAGAACAtgaatacatacaaaacttcAAAATACTACAAGCTGGTTTCAAAAAAATGGGAGTTGATAAG atAGTACCCATTGACAGACTGGTGAAGGGTCGTTTCCAAgacaattttgaatttttgcaaTGGTTCAAGAAATTCTTTGATGCCAACTATGGAGGCACGGAATATGACGCGGTGGCGCAACGCGAGGGTCTGCCCATGGGGCACGGGGGCGCCGCTGCCCCGCGGGCTGCGGCCGCCGTCGCCAAGAAACCGACGGCGCCAGTCGCCAAAGTCGCAGCTAGACCCCAATCCA tTGGCAAAGCAAACAGCACAGTGAGGTCTCCTCCAGTTAACTTATCTAGGATAAATCAAAGTGCTAAGGGGGACTCCAAAGTTATTGACGAGTTAAATCATCAg ATAAATGAATTGAAAGCAACAGTTGATGGCCTCGAGAAAGAAAGGGACTTCTACTTTGGCAAGCTCCGGGATATAGAGGTGATCTGTCAAGAGATGGAAGAACAGCAAAATGCTCCAATTGTGCAGAAGATTTTGGATATTTTATATGCAACTGAG GACGGATTCGCGCCTCCAGAGGAAATAGACGGCGACAACCCACACCCGCCCGAAGAAGACGAATATTGA
- the LOC110376349 gene encoding microtubule-associated protein RP/EB family member 1 isoform X1: protein MAVNVYSTNVTSENLSRHDMLAWVNDCLQSNFAKIEELCTGAAYCQFMDMLFPNSVPMKRIKFKTNLEHEYIQNFKILQAGFKKMGVDKVIPVDKLIKGRFQDNFEFLQWFKKFFDANYDGREYDAFEARGGITIGSGACESGVPLCGAVQAPPPPRAAARRPAPMHHSGIGKANSTVRSPPVNLSRINQSAKGDSKVIDELNHQINELKATVDGLEKERDFYFGKLRDIEVICQEMEEQQNAPIVQKILDILYATEDGFAPPEEIDGDNPHPPEEDEY, encoded by the exons ATGGCAGTGAACGTGTATTCAACGAATGTGACTTCTGAGAATTTGTCCCGACATGATATGTTGGCGTGGGTGAACGACTGCCTGCAGTCGAACTTCGCGAAGATTGAGGAACTGTGCACAGGCGCCGCTTACTGTCAGTTCATGGACATGTTGTTCCCGAACAGTGTGCCCATGAAAAGAATTAAGTTCAAAACAAACCTAGAACAtgaatacatacaaaacttcAAAATACTACAAGCTGGTTTCAAAAAAATGGGAGTTGATAAG GTAATACCAGTGGACAAGCTGATAAAAGGAAGGTTCCAAGACAATTTTGAGTTCTTACAAtggtttaaaaagttttttgatgccaatTATGACGGGAGGGAGTATGACGCATTTGAGGCCCGTGGTGGCATCACCATCGGGTCGGGGGCATGTGAATCTGGAGTGCCTTTGTGTGGTGCAGTTCAGGCGCCACCGCCGCCCAgggccgccgcgcgccgccctGCGCCCATGCACCACTCCGGCA tTGGCAAAGCAAACAGCACAGTGAGGTCTCCTCCAGTTAACTTATCTAGGATAAATCAAAGTGCTAAGGGGGACTCCAAAGTTATTGACGAGTTAAATCATCAg ATAAATGAATTGAAAGCAACAGTTGATGGCCTCGAGAAAGAAAGGGACTTCTACTTTGGCAAGCTCCGGGATATAGAGGTGATCTGTCAAGAGATGGAAGAACAGCAAAATGCTCCAATTGTGCAGAAGATTTTGGATATTTTATATGCAACTGAG GACGGATTCGCGCCTCCAGAGGAAATAGACGGCGACAACCCACACCCGCCCGAAGAAGACGAATATTGA